The Kordia sp. SMS9 DNA window TACGCGGTTTCATATTTTTGACCGTTTCCATAGAAAATTCCTGTGCAGAAAGATTCCAAACGGAAAAAGTAAGTAAAAGTAGGAGTAATTTTTTCATTGTATTTTAGGTTGGTTTTTTTAGTTGTTGGTTGTTGGTTGTTTGTTGTTTGTTTTTTTGTTACTGGTTATTCGTGTTTAAGTATTACAACCGTCAGTTCGTGTGCTAAATCTGTGATTTAGTGTATCGAGAACAGCTACGATTCTGTTATGGTTTTACATTTAATATTTAGCATCTCGACTGCGCTCGATGTGACACATTTTACATTTATAATTTCAAAGTACTTCTTGATACAATTTTTCTTCATTTCATTTCGACTACGCTCAATGTAAAACATTTCGAAAAATCACTTGAAGTGACGTTCCGAGATCATTTAAAATTTCAAAAATCGTCAATCAAAAATCAAAAATCGTCAATCAAAAATCTATTGATGTCCCAAATGACAACCACATCCTGGACGCATAAAGCTGTTGGCTTCTTCGTGCCAAGGAAATGCTGCGTTGTATTTGTTGTTTTCCCAATAGAATTTGCTGCGTTCTTTGGGTTCATTGCCAATTTCGTTCATGGTTTCGGTATCGTACAAACGACCGTTGATCATCGTATGTGTAATGCTTTCTGTATTTCTGATATTGTCTAGCGGATTTTTATCCATGATGATTAAATCTGCTAATTTTCCAACTTTCAGCGAACCGATATCGTTTCCTGCACCAATATATTCCGCAGGATTGATGGTTGCAGTTTTCAATGCTTCCATCGGTGACATGCCGCCTTGTTCCATCATCCATAATTCCCAATGCGCGCCGAGTCCTTGTAATTGTCCGTGTGCGCCCATGTTTACTTTGACACCTTTGTCAGACAAAGCCTTTACCGTTTTTGATACCAAAATGTGTCCATTTTCGTATTCTTCATCAGGTAACATCGTGCGATGTCTAGAACGCGCATCAATAATGCCTCTTGGTGTGTATTGTAGTAATTTTTCGTTTTCCCAAACGTTGGTGTTTTGATACCAATAATATTCACCATTGACACCGCCGTAGTTTACAATTAACGTTGGCGTGTAGCCAGTTTTGCTATGTCCCCATAATTCTAACACATCTTTGTATGCAGGTGAAACTGGAATGTTGTGTTCCACGCCTGTGTGTCCGTCCATAATCATAGTCATATTGTGATAAAAAGTAGAACCTCCTTCTGGAACAACTAAAATGCCTTCTTCGCGTGCGGCTTGCAATACTTGTTGACGTTGTTCACGACGCGGTTGGTTGTAACTTTTTACCGATAATGCGCCAAAGGCTTTTGTTCTTCTGATAGAAGAGCGTGCGTCTTCTAAATTATTGATCACAGCTTTAAAATCGCCATCAGCTCCGTATAAGATAAACCCAGTAGAGTAGAGACGTGGTCCAACGAGCGTACCATTTTTAACCAATTCCGACAAGGCAAAAACCGTTTCTGTATTCGCCGATGGATCGTGAGCTGTCGTGACTCCAAACGCTAAGTTTGCATAGAATTGCCAATGTTTTTGAGTGGTTAATCCGTAACGAAATGCGCCAATATGTGCGTGTGCATCCACCATGCCTGGCATGATGGTTTTTCCCGTCATGTCGTAAATTTTTGCGCTTTTTGGAATGCGAATATCTGTTCCAATGGCTTTGATACGGTTGTCTTTTACCAAGATAGTTCCGTTTTCTATGACTTGCTCATTTTCCATCGTAATGATGCGTGCATTTGTAAAAGCGATTTGACCGTTTGGTTTGTCTGTTTTTAATTGTAGATTGATCTTTGTGCCTTTTGTCGTAATTTCAGGTGTTTTTACTGGCGAACCTTCTAAGAATGTAAATTTATCTTTGATGTCGTTTGAAAAATATGCGTCACCCAAGGTCCACATTACTTTTTTACTGTCTGGCGACCAATGTAAGTTAACACCAGCATCTTTTGCGATTTGTGCCACAGGAAATGCCTTGGTTTTATTGTCTAAATTAACTGTTTGTCCTGTCAAGATCATTGGTGCTACATACGCTTTGTGCAGTTGCGAAAAAGCAATCCATTTGTTGTCTGGACTTGGCACCATTCGGTTTGCATATTTTGAGGTAAAGTGTGTGCGTTTGTCATTTCCTTGAAGATTCACACTGTGCAATGATTTTGTCAAGCTTCCAAAATACGTTCCGCCCGTTTGTAGAAAGATACGTTTTCCATCCGCAGAAAATATTGGGTATTCCCCTTGTGTGGTGACAAGTTTTGCATTACTTCCATCCGCTTTCATCGTATAGATTCCCGTATTTTTTGCATAGGTAAACCCTTGATCGCTGTTTCCACGTTCTTTTCGGTAGACAATATGTGTTCCATCTGGCGAAAAAGCAGGTGTTCGGTAACTTCCTTTTTCAGAAGATAGCTGCATGGAGTTTCCTCCATTTACTGAGATTTTTCGAACTGAACCTAAGTTTAAATCATTCCAAGTAACATACACAATTTCTTTTCCGTTAGGAGAAAAACTAGGTTCCGATTCAAAATCAGTTCCTTTTGTTAAGCGCTGAGGTGTTCCATTTGGTAGTTTCTTCTTCCATAAATACCCAACCGCATTAAATACAAGCATTTTTCCATCTGGAGAAGTTACCGCTTGGCGAATGACTTTTGCATCAAAGGTATCTGGTGCCACAGGTGTTTTAAACGAAATGGCATCTGCAATTTGAATCGTCGCGTTTGCCGTGAACGGAATGTTGGTTACTTGCAACGAAGCGACATTTATTTTCTGAATTTTTCCACCTGCCCAAAACACAATTTCTTCATTGTTTGGCATCCAACTAAAGTTTGGATACACACCAAATATTGCCCACGCTTCTTGCTGATCTTTGTCTAAAGCATCATATAATGGCCATTCTTCGCCCGTTGCTAAATCGTGTAAGTACAATACTGATTTTGTACGCACTCTTTTGATGAAGGCTATTTTTTTTCCATCTCTAGATATTTGTGGACGCGATGCGCCGCCAGGTCCGCCCGTAACTTGTGTGGTTTTTCCTGTTTGAAAATCGTAGCGTTTAATCACGTAGATTTGCTTGTTTGGATCTTTGTTGTATTGAAAGGATCCGCCAGGATATACATCTTCACTATAATATAGATAGCGTCCGTCAGGCGAAACAGAAGGTTCGTTTACGTCTTGCTGTGCATTTTTCTTTTTGGTGAGTTGTAAACCAGATCCGCCCGTAATGTGGTATTGCCATAGTTCTCCAGCACCAAGCGAACGCTGAGATGTGAAGTGTTTTCGAGCAACAAACGCGTTTCCATCGGGCATCCACGTAGAATTGTTAAGCAAGCGAAAATTTTCTTTGGTAATTTGTTTGGCATCAGAACCATCGGCATTCATTACCCAAATGTTATCGCCGCCGCCAGCATCACTTGTAAAGAGAATTTTAGCACCGTCAGGACTGAAATGCGGTTGTATTTCAAACGGAATTCCAGTGCGTAACGCTTTGGCAGTTCCCCCAGTAATGGGAATGGTATAAATATCACCCATCATATCAAAAACGATGGTTTTTCCGTCTGGACTTACGTCTAAGTTCATCCAAGTTCCTTCATTGGTAGTAAACGAATGGTCTTTGTAATTGAAGTCACCTTTAGGATTAGAAACATCCCATTTGTCAGTATTTTTTTTGTCTTGTGCAACAAGCATGCACGCAAAGAAAAGTCCAAAAAGGACTGAAAGATTGGCTCTTAACATTAGGTTTTTGGTTTAAACTCCCAATTTAGCCAATATCGTGTTAATATTTCTTAAAAGTGTGTTAAGGTGTTTTTGGGAAGTCTTAAAAAAAGGAAGTTCGTTGCTGTGTTATAAATTTTCATAAACGAAGTGTACAAAACACAGTGAATTTTAGGGTGTTTTTACCCTTGAAACCTTATCAGAAAACAACTACTTTTATACATTAAAATTAAAAAAAGTCATGAAGCTACAAAATAAGACATTCGTTAGATGGAGTATGGCAATTATTGTATGTTGTTTGTTTTCATCTTGTTATACTGTGCGATTGAAGAATGTATACGGTGATGCAAAGCCCGATCCTATGAACGATAGTAAGGATTATTACAGATATATGGATGTTGAAGAAATTGATACTGTCATCACCATAAAAGCTACGGATAAGGATTTTACCATGTTGATTAAAGATTGCGGAACCAGTGGAATTCATACCATAGAATATCGAAATACGTTTGGCGGTGTGTTGTTAAGCGCAGTCACTTTTGGACGGAAACGCAGAGTGCGTGTGAAATATGTATGTATGAAACCTCAAAACTAAGGAAGCATGGCAACGACAAAATCACACCCAAAAAGTTCTTGGGATACCTTGCACAATAATGGACCTTTTCCATTGAAAACCTTGCATGTGACCGAATTGGAAGGTTCAGCAAATATGTTTTCCAAATATGATCGCTACAATGATGCCGCCAAAGAAATTCAGCGTTTACTTCGCGAAGCCGCCGATAAAAATGAAGGTTTTCGTCCGTATGGTTCTGCGTGGTCATTATCACATATTGCACATCAAAAAGACAATATGCACTACAATGGTTTTATGAGTATTCATATTCCGATTCCTGAATCATTATCGCATGAAGATTCCGCGTACGCGAATGAAAACTTATTCTTTTTTGAATGTGGAAATACGATCAA harbors:
- a CDS encoding amidohydrolase family protein is translated as MLRANLSVLFGLFFACMLVAQDKKNTDKWDVSNPKGDFNYKDHSFTTNEGTWMNLDVSPDGKTIVFDMMGDIYTIPITGGTAKALRTGIPFEIQPHFSPDGAKILFTSDAGGGDNIWVMNADGSDAKQITKENFRLLNNSTWMPDGNAFVARKHFTSQRSLGAGELWQYHITGGSGLQLTKKKNAQQDVNEPSVSPDGRYLYYSEDVYPGGSFQYNKDPNKQIYVIKRYDFQTGKTTQVTGGPGGASRPQISRDGKKIAFIKRVRTKSVLYLHDLATGEEWPLYDALDKDQQEAWAIFGVYPNFSWMPNNEEIVFWAGGKIQKINVASLQVTNIPFTANATIQIADAISFKTPVAPDTFDAKVIRQAVTSPDGKMLVFNAVGYLWKKKLPNGTPQRLTKGTDFESEPSFSPNGKEIVYVTWNDLNLGSVRKISVNGGNSMQLSSEKGSYRTPAFSPDGTHIVYRKERGNSDQGFTYAKNTGIYTMKADGSNAKLVTTQGEYPIFSADGKRIFLQTGGTYFGSLTKSLHSVNLQGNDKRTHFTSKYANRMVPSPDNKWIAFSQLHKAYVAPMILTGQTVNLDNKTKAFPVAQIAKDAGVNLHWSPDSKKVMWTLGDAYFSNDIKDKFTFLEGSPVKTPEITTKGTKINLQLKTDKPNGQIAFTNARIITMENEQVIENGTILVKDNRIKAIGTDIRIPKSAKIYDMTGKTIMPGMVDAHAHIGAFRYGLTTQKHWQFYANLAFGVTTAHDPSANTETVFALSELVKNGTLVGPRLYSTGFILYGADGDFKAVINNLEDARSSIRRTKAFGALSVKSYNQPRREQRQQVLQAAREEGILVVPEGGSTFYHNMTMIMDGHTGVEHNIPVSPAYKDVLELWGHSKTGYTPTLIVNYGGVNGEYYWYQNTNVWENEKLLQYTPRGIIDARSRHRTMLPDEEYENGHILVSKTVKALSDKGVKVNMGAHGQLQGLGAHWELWMMEQGGMSPMEALKTATINPAEYIGAGNDIGSLKVGKLADLIIMDKNPLDNIRNTESITHTMINGRLYDTETMNEIGNEPKERSKFYWENNKYNAAFPWHEEANSFMRPGCGCHLGHQ